The Penaeus monodon isolate SGIC_2016 chromosome 8, NSTDA_Pmon_1, whole genome shotgun sequence sequence CAAAGCCGGTGTTGTGAGAGCGTAATGAAAACCCGTATCCTACTTGTATTATTCCCTGGCAGGAGCTCACATTAAAAGGAAAGTGGTCGCCTCCGGACGCGGCAGCCAATGCCTCCGGCTCAGCTGCGGCCGCGGTTGGCGGCGAGCGAGCGGCCGGCGGCGGACGTGGCCTGCGCTCGGCCGTACATGAGCGAGCGCTGGATGTCGACGCGGCACTCTTCGCTCGCCTGGATCAGCAGCCACGTCAGGTCCACGAACACCAGCGGGTGGTTGGAGCCCAGGCCTGCCTCGAGGATCTCCTCGGCCTCTTGCAAGTGCTCGAGGGCGGGGTGCCACTCCATATTGTTGAGCTCGATCTTGGCGAGCTTCATGAGGTACAGGCCGACGTAGGGATGTTTGGGCCCGTAGTAGTGCCTGTGGGAGGGAAGGTCGAGGTTGAGGCTGCGGACGAGGGGCGCGGCTGGGCCTGGGGCGCCAGCGGAAACATCGAGGCCACTGAATATTGGAAAATCGGAAATTTAGCAAATGCGAGAATATCACATAAATGTTTGTAAAGGAAATTTGattaaaaacatttgaaaaatatgttgccaggagtaaaaaaattaaatgctatGTCCGTTTGGAATTGCAGACCTCGTTAAATGCTGGGTTGAATTTTGCATAAAACAAAACTGGAATAAAAATTAATGGAGAGTATAGGCTGGGataaatatcttttttgtatACTGAGCATGTATGGTGGAGCGAAAGATGAAGTCGCTTGGGGCTCACAAATGGAGACAAGTATGCAGCAAATAGTAGCTAAGAACGGCACGACTTGACGCGAAGTTCCCCTGACCTGATGGCCGCTTCGTTCTCGCGCGCGGGGGCGAGCGCGGCGCTCCACTGCCGCATGTTGACGGAGGCGGTGACGAGCGCCTCCAGGCTCTTGCTGCGCCACAGGTTGAGCGGGTGCAGGAGGGCCCCCTGCGCCTCCGTCACGTCGCGCCACACCTCCAGGCCAGGTCGCGGGTTAAGGCAAATAAGGACAGAGCAGCGCAGCCGAACTGAGgtcatctttttgtgttttaaagaAATTATAAGAAATGCGTGTAATTGTATTGAAATTTCGTGCAAGAGTAAAACAAAgcagaaatatgtgtgtatattatctaaAGAATGTATTggcatatatacgaacatatcaGTTGTGTATAGTGAtagttatacataaatattcaataCAGATTCATGTTACCACTTATGAACAGCAGAGCAGATGAATAACCACAGAGTCTGTGAAAAGAAGTCTCACGTGTCTTTCATGGCACAACCAgtgtaatttttataatcattagaaGTAGAACCATTGATGGCAGTGACAGCGGAGATATCCTCGGAAAAGGATACTGGGATTCTCCTCGTCGAGGTCCGCCAGCTCCGCCCTCGTGTACTCGGCGACCTCGATGTACTCGTAGGCGACGCCCCGCGGGAACTTGCAGAATCCACACGCCCCGCAGGGGTCCACCCACCCCGTGCCGCTCTCGTCCACATGCACGGGGGTGCCGCAGGCCTTCGAGCCTGTCGGGAAGCAGCTTAGGTCACCGCCGGAGGCCGAGCGAAG is a genomic window containing:
- the LOC119576339 gene encoding dapper homolog 3-like isoform X9, whose product is MSHSKEIEKDQKRLDYLAEMMPDLQVLLGKSNIPEREELIQIFGKSGGRPAGDGEQLLPAGPPPEARGDEPVPGGVHLRPLLRAQRLRVVRREQAGGADAGGVAGAPPGHGAHQLPGHHELARAPPDLPAGQLLLRLRLPPLPGRGARAHGLLHQMPLEGLRHPRACGRERHGVGGPLRGVWILQVPAGRRLRVHRGRRVHEGGAGGPRRGESQPGGVARRDGGAGGPPAPAQPVAQQEPGGARHRLRQHAAVERRARPRARERSGHQALLRAQTSLRRPVPHEARQDRAQQYGVAPRPRALARGRGDPRGRPGLQPPAGVRGPDVAADPGERRVPRRHPALAHVRPSAGHVRRRPLARRQPRPQLSRRHWLPRPEATTFLLM
- the LOC119576339 gene encoding uncharacterized protein LOC119576339 isoform X5 → MRDIISVRALSALQKKRRLVKRGDEILTSKPFCFVLENSVIGQYCETCLATARKERLLSRCKGCWRAWYCSDICRDLGETQHRHECQLFRDRPDYRPKDFARFLARLIRKLKEGGEDVVERIDARRSRRFRDLMSHSKEIEKDQKRLDYLAEMMPDLQVLLGKSNIPEREELIQIFGKVHISYLDTMNSREHRRTFLQDSYYFACDCRLCRDEEHARTASSIRCRSKACGTPVHVDESGTGWVDPCGACGFCKFPRGVAYEYIEVAEYTRAELADLDEENPSVARRDGGAGGPPAPAQPVAQQEPGGARHRLRQHAAVERRARPRARERSGHQALLRAQTSLRRPVPHEARQDRAQQYGVAPRPRALARGRGDPRGRPGLQPPAGVRGPDVAADPGERRVPRRHPALAHVRPSAGHVRRRPLARRQPRPQLSRRHWLPRPEATTFLLM